The following is a genomic window from Neodiprion pinetum isolate iyNeoPine1 chromosome 3, iyNeoPine1.2, whole genome shotgun sequence.
CTTGGGCGAATTTATGATGTGTCGGATACCTCATGTTGGCTATTAAAGTTTAACTATGGAATCTAGCAGATAAATGCTTGACAGGCGTGtctcaaattttaatattacataACTTTAtcatatgtataggtatattaatTGCATTATACAGCAAAAATTAAGATAGTGATGATATTTGACAGTAAGCATTATTGTAAGGCAAACATGAATTTcctagaaaaattttataaaactgGAGTGTATGCTAACTTAGCACGCTGCAATTGGATAATTGCGGTGTATTATATTCGAAATTTGGCAGGGTACAGTGATATTCAATGACAAAAACAAGacataaaatttatacaacttGAGACACAGCCTTAAACAATTCCTGTGGGGGAACGGTATTAATTTAATGTTGTGGATCTCTGGATGGAATGTACTGCGTGTGTATTTACTTGTTCTATCTGAGGCTGCTGTTTTCACTACTAAATATTAATACAGTTGTCCCTGAAAGTACTCGTGATTATTATCCTGATTACATGTCCTTTTCGTGTCCTACACATGTTttagataaaaattatcaaaaacgATAACGAGCATGATAATATTCAAAGAGTTATCAGTAATTAGacttatattttcatttttcttgcGTAATCGTCAATGGCGGTtccatattttgtaaaatttcttaGGTTGTTTGGAATTCAATCTAGATAGAAAAAACAGTTATAGAAAATTCTTGGAAGCTGTGAATGTTTGTAGGCCTGTGTGTAGAGGATACGAGAGTCGCCAACCTCTGAATACTTTGCAGCAGTTCGCCGTCCAATCTTGATACTTCAGACTTTGTATCAGAGGTACAGCAAGTACGAATTCCTAGAAGTAAACTCGAAGGTATGATATGAATATCCATAACTTGACATCTCTAAAATTTTAGAGATGtgtaataaaaacgaatgtAAAACATTTCTCTGTTTATTTAATGATGCGATAACATTTTACTATTTATTACACACAATACACTAAATTATCATATAACTTTATACACGTTAGTTATTGATACATGTGTTCGTACTGCTCATCAAGAATAATTAGGTAATTATAGTTTAAATCCTGAGTGTATGGCGACAACACCAAAAGTTAGATTTTCGTAATTTACTTGTCTAAATCCAGCATCCTCGATCATGTTCTGAAAGTAAATAGAATGTCACATTGTATATTATCCTTATCTTATCGGAGCTGCAGATGAGAAAAGTACATAAGAATTCGTCGCAATTGGATTCCGATTGTTCGGAGTGGGTTGCGATAAATGAACTGAATTAGATATGCAAAAACGTTTACTTCGCTTCTTAAAGGGGACCAttaaaaaactataaaaataatcagatATGCTAGTTAAAAATTACCTTAAAATCGTCTTGCCTGGGAAATTTTCTAATACTTTCAACAAGATATTGGTAAGGTTCCCACTGTCCAGCAATTAGCATGCCCATAACTGGGATCATTTGAAAGGAGTACTTGTCATAGATCCTGTGATAAAATGATAATGAATGAAGAATACAGTAAATcgcataaatattttattcttagATCAAATTTAAAGGACAATGCTTAGGTATGATAATGCATACCAATGCAATGGAATATTAGTGTTTGGATTCACGCAGTGTAACTTGTAAGGGGTAACCGTAAAactgtataaatattgaaaaattcaatatagcTGCTGCGATTGTAGGTATTCACATTGATGCACTTGAAACTCAAATCTTAAATAGTCAATGGAAAACCCGTAGTCAGGTCAAGATTCCTCATTGTATCAGGTAAATATAGAATGATAATGCCTGAATcacatttgaataataatttctgtCTCATCGGTATTGATCAAGCATAAACGTACTCTCTATTGATTTGAAAAGGAATTTGATGCTATTCTCATAACTCTCTTGCTCAAAGATGACTCAACTGAACAagagcaaaaattttcttacgtTACACTCAAAAATCGAAACGTCGTATACTAAGTTTTTGCATCTATGGTATCTGGCATTTAGCTGAATTCAAATGCAGGTCGAACagatttaacttttttttttatagactACCATATTATGAATTTCTACTTGCACATAAACGGGGCGCTGAGAGGGCTAACATAAACCACAGCAAACAGTTACTGTTCACAATCAGTATGACAATACAGAATTTTGAGATATGTCTTAATCAGTTCAgtatatttccacatttttttttcagctggGAAAGAGATGACAACTGAATCAAAATTATGGGTAGAATCAGAGGAcgcatatacgtatgtacttGCTGAAGTTTaactaaaaattgaaattgtccTGTGTATGAGTATcaggattaaaaaaattgtataggATTGAATCTGTGTAAATAATAACAAGTTTTATTCCACCGAGATGCAATCACAAAATCTCAGTCTGTGCAATCTGATACTGCACTGGAAATTACAGACAAAAGTAATCCTCACGACTGGAAATTTAATTGTGTTGTTATTCTATTCGAGATCTAAGAGTGGAAGAAAGATTTTTCATGCAGAAATATCTTTGTCAAGATTTACTTGCGAACTTATATCAATGCGATGCTGAGAGTGCAGTTTAccgtaaattcaaaatatgcAATTCCCATATACCAGTATTTGCTCACTCAGGTAAATGCGTGAATTTTATTAATAGCTGACAATTTTCTGGAAGTGTACTTTCACCAGTTTGAAGGATGCTACTTTCTGTTAGGGGTAGCTTGTGCGTTTGTGCTTATAAATAGAATCTGAGGATATTGATGTATCAAGGTAAACATGAAGGGGAGTCGAGATGCACCGATAGCTATAGAATGAAAATACTCTCCACTGCTGTGGAAAGCCTTAAAAATTTATGTTAAAGGTCTAGTTTATGATATGCGTGATAGCAGATTAATATATGCCAAACAATAGCACAGCTTTCCTTTATAgtacaaaaatggaaaattgtgAGATTTTTGAATCCTTGAAACTATTGCTAGGATATTAAAAGCGCAGTGGAGGCAATTTTTAGCTGTAATTgcgtgaaaaaacaaatggtAGATGAATTGCATAAAGCTTCGTTAAAACTTGAATATACACATGTAAAGACAAATCACAGAAGAACAACATTTCACGTTTGGCAATAAGGCGAGTATAAGGGGATTTCTTCAATATGtgcttcattttttcaaaacatggAACGTTTCATTGAGTCCCAAAACTTGCATCAAGGCAGTAGTCTGTTTCATCTGCAATATACCCGACTTGCTATAGAAATTAAGTTAACTCCACGAGTTGAGTAAATCAATACACATGCAGTAGCAGACTTCCCACCCTTAAGCTTTACATCATTGTCATCCTAACATTAACTacggatattttttaacagtatATCACCTGAACAAACATGGTATTGAAAGACAGAGAAAATTAAAGATGTTATTTGACCCTCAGTACTTCacttttacaaaaaataactATCGAATTTTTGTACTGAGTAAACCAGTTGATGATAAGTTGATGGAAGTCTATCAACtgattttcagaaaaagtTACACTGACGAAACATTGCATAATAGATTTAGACTCACAAATCGTAAATTCCAGTCATGGTACATTCATCttgaaataataacgaaaattaTTTCCTCTTGTTGATTCAGAATTATCATATGTAATATCACTTTACTGTATCAATTGTAAAACTATCATAATTGAATTTACTAACACTTCACATGAAAGACAAGCCATTATTTCATACCATTGCAATGCCTCGTTATTCAATTGGCTGAACTCAAGGCACAAGAAACGTCCACCTGGCTGGAGAACTCTATAAGCTTCGGCGAGTACCTGGAATGTAACGGATACTCATATTGAGATATATTTACTAGTTACATGATTCATATTTCCAAGCCACTTTCAAAGCTGGAGTATATGTAGTTTGAGGGTATATTGGCTTCTTGTAAAAGCCGTTATTGCAATTTGCATATTAACGAAGCATCCTCTGATTCCTTGCATTattttcttgaatattttcaataatcttTTCTACATTCTCTATTTTCATGGCATTCTGCAATCTTTGCAAAAGTAACGTATTGTATCCGACACCCATATCTTATCATAAGAAAAATTGCTTAAATGTACAGTTCATTTTTCTGTAAACATAGCTTTCACTCAATTTATAGTAATACATATTCTAGATCTAACAGAATTTCGTTTACAGTGTACAGTTTTGAAGGTTATTCAAGTTAAGTAGCCACCAAGACCAGTGTTATATAAATAgctaaattttgattcaaatAAGCGTGTAATGCGTACTGgcagattatttttcaataaggAAAACGTGCATAGCGTTGTAAATTCATTGAGGAAACGAATCATGGTCGTCTAAGTTTTACacaaatatattgagaataatCTTCCTCTAAATGCCTGTTCTTACATTTTCGACATGCGTGACGTTTCTAATCCCAAAGGCAATAGTGTAGGCTGTAAAAGAATCATTGGCAAAAGGTAGTTTCTCGGCGTCACCTTGTTGCCAGGTGATGTCGTAGCCTTTGTCGACAGTCCATCCTTGTTTTTCAGCTCTAGCTTTGCCAACATCCAACATTGCCTCATTTATGTCGCACACAGTCACATGgctttgcaaattttttgggtttctcgtatttttcaagtaatttaaATATCGGAAAGTTATGTCACCCGTGCCGCCAGCTACGTCCAACAATTTCGTACCGTGTGTCGGTCCCAAGCGTTGGATGAAAATATCTTTCCACACTCGATGAATACCGAGACTCATTGCATCGTTCATCACGTCGTATGACCCAGCAACGTTTTCAAACACAGCATGAACTGCAATATAAAGCAACGTTCAATAgcaaactaacaataagtttaaTCTGCAAATCAAAAACACTATTGTAGTTTTGTAATGAGTCTGCGGTAATCTGTAATTCTTTTcagatatattttcaaaggGAAAAGGTAACGAGTAGAATTTGCAAATGATTTCATGCGAAGTGTATGTACTTCGTCTAGCCCGTCCCATTCaatgaaaacaattaaaatatacacagAAATCTTGTATTAAATCGTAAACATCGAAGGTTACGACCTAACCTTACcttttttcgctttttcactttctttgaCAGTCTGATAGCCAAAATGTGTTTCTCTGCTCTCAtcttcgtcgttttttttttcactataagCTGAACTTCGCTGGGAAGACGTAACGCTGAATCGCCGGTTGGCAAAGCTCTTGCCTGTCCTTGCTAACCTAAAATTGATACATTTGGAGAGCGCCATATTTATGTCAAAGCGATATATGTCGATAGGGTCAAGGACGATCAGGCCGATCGAGCCTTCAATTTCGATAGTCGACGACCTCGACTTGATCAATGACAATTAATGGGCGTGTCGCATGGCGAAATGGCGCAAAAAAGATCGCAATATAAAAGTCATGTGTTTGTAAA
Proteins encoded in this region:
- the Coq5 gene encoding 2-methoxy-6-polyprenyl-1,4-benzoquinol methylase, mitochondrial; amino-acid sequence: MALSKCINFRLARTGKSFANRRFSVTSSQRSSAYSEKKNDEDESRETHFGYQTVKESEKAKKVHAVFENVAGSYDVMNDAMSLGIHRVWKDIFIQRLGPTHGTKLLDVAGGTGDITFRYLNYLKNTRNPKNLQSHVTVCDINEAMLDVGKARAEKQGWTVDKGYDITWQQGDAEKLPFANDSFTAYTIAFGIRNVTHVENVLAEAYRVLQPGGRFLCLEFSQLNNEALQWIYDKYSFQMIPVMGMLIAGQWEPYQYLVESIRKFPRQDDFKNMIEDAGFRQVNYENLTFGVVAIHSGFKL